From a single Daphnia pulex isolate KAP4 chromosome 2, ASM2113471v1 genomic region:
- the LOC124188283 gene encoding protein Daple-like encodes MASGPEYPKKPEYSMSSANSMDQLMQGPLVAWVRTFKDDDESRTELDYSQLIDGAFLDNVLSRIDPRTNGRAHIQPAEDVYTRIRNFDALVRAVKGFYEDVLGQFVLVRLPDPVTLGRDPDSETGLAGMQTLLLLVLGCAVQGPSKESVIEDIKRLPLATQHDIVNCIQQVADNPACVWNKEWSEFESIESAWADKEEQQQQREELFRVLVQHLRRLVQERDDYAHHFTAMVLRELSSNGGNTLQRHNSASPQSGVVVELAEAKAKIRRWRQELEEKCEQVAELRDELDALKTHSVKIKQENMDLVQEARLSKALRDELDIVRERASKVDRLESELNRYKDKLNDIDYYKARLDELREDNRLLEETKVILEGQLESARQRAELVLDLEGELLKCKSQLTNLLVEKEADKERLKKLAEENAHWQLCTKNCLSESASLTAELESLRAHQAFSDTSKDQFTNLGEQMSSVDLLGKARRLEMENQRLTNLLSSNNAKESGLRGDNGEKILQLEGECTRLKLRLADLEEERRTKENHMTEMMTAVTLRTAEVDRQNQDLQRNHQEQKNLIENLKVERCKIEELELQVSSLGAENQKLQRSADLFQRRVDSVQNESRDLESENAKLHKTVESLRHSLRRLNDLEKENTDLESENHRLDRESKGLHKEIVRLKQAIEVKDASLDEFCSKLSTAEREWKRLSKEVGALQTQGSKLRELERDNKELQQSSIVEHKTLAAIREELVQEKIRCQQLQCQLDTNTRTIELNRVERDTLKNTNEELTQRCASAAATSAELSALKQQSEAPSAQQQESLPPTLELGREVLAIKDRLVELERQNAVLLAEKDNLTAQICSQKERVNESGSQLAILSQKLATLQVENSTLASQLDSTTTQNCGIQAALTAVESEREKLAAQLQSSDTRLERVSRDQQELQTLHEQLQSEYDALLAEREQLKICQRESKSELRALHDQLATSSQAETEWQRSRTELQEELDKSRAETRSLTNLRAEHSRLKDDFRSLFVANEKLKSEYKSLQNDYKGLRGDHNTLKLKHTQLQGEASESRHQVTNLDVELSKLNNKCDVLQQWNTTLEEDKRNLVNQVSVLLTQYHELLSQTLEEKDHFHEETKNFSDKLNHLKRQKEILEDKIMEQYRRMENSPNLGGGSPFKKNAKASIGALFVRKMRRASSELISRVPRSRSRNRVGDGLPSGDRESPDQHDGQLDTFSLESGSHSGSNSGCGSLDGGSGGEDMTPTSLIGSISGISPGLTSGGSGTGWNERDRNRQSMPIIHYQHPESLENLIPTASVRHSISSDGCSLTSANQINGNPIQSSPLSVNGNSVGTESDGSTHVSAATNTSQPKTSLSGGLISAAPLMMMAPCSPQLPQPSPRLDGIVSGFQGSSTPTSGNSPIPIGALQRFTQSSRSLALLERAGSRQPLCLSEVEPSLVLSETPSSLALPLASRSSPLLTPRNISPAGSDSMASGGGMPGSSSSNNKNNNNNNHNHNHNSGSIRSGAAAALVQTSTTGTSPTPLDSSTPNSKLFPHLTSTTRINVNISTAAITPLIPSPASPLLPGPFERRGSLRLPPRPSPRITSAEAPPLLPARRDGLSNQERPALPPRSYSTNNPATPTVEEKPTEDPNVNGSTTGAGSASSIWYEYGCV; translated from the exons ATGGCGAGCGGACCAGAGTATCCAAAGAAGCCAGAATACTCGATGTCTTCTGCCAATTCGATGGATCAACTCATGCAGGGACCTCTGGTGGCATGG GTGCGAACCTTCAAAGATGACGACGAGAGCCGCACAGAACTGGATTATTCTCAGCTGATTGACGGGGCGTTCCTTGACAACGTTTTATCACGAAT AGACCCAAGGACGAATGGAAGAGCCCATATCCAGCCGGCTGAAGATGTTTACACCCGGATCCGCAACTTTGATGCGTTGGTGCGGGCCGTTAAGGGATTCTATGAG GACGTGTTGGGTCAATTTGTGTTGGTTCGTTTACCCGATCCTGTGACACTTGGTCGTGACCCCGACAGTGAAACCGGTTTAGCTGGAATGCAAACGCTCCTGTTACTGGTTCTCGGTTGCGCCGTCCAGGGTCCCAGTAAGGAGAGCGTCATTGAAGACATCAAAAGGCTTCCTCTCGCAACTCAACACGACATTGTTAATTGTATCCAACAG GTTGCCGACAATCCCGCCTGCGTGTGGAACAAGGAATGGTCTGAATTCGAGTCCATTGAATCCGCCTGGGCTGACAAGgaagaacagcagcagcagcgggaggAGCTGTTCAGAGTCTTGGTTCAACATTTACGGCGGCTGGTTCAAGAAAGAGATGACTATGCTCAT CACTTTACCGCCATGGTACTTAGGGAGCTCTCAAGTAATGGCGGAAATACACTCCAGCGTCACAACAGCGCTTCGCCCCAAAGTGGAGTAGTCGTCGAGCTGGCAGAGGCCAAAGCCAAGATCCGACGCTGGCGACAAGAGCTGGAAGAGAAATGTGAACAAGTGGCTGAGCTGCGTGACGAGCTGGATGCTCTCAAGACTCACTCGGTCAAAATTAAACAGGAAAACATGGATTTAGTTCAGGAAGCCCGGCTGTCAAAAGCCCTGCGGGATGAATTGGATATCGTCCGAGAGCGGGCCTCAAAAGTGGATCGATTGGAATCGGAATTGAATCGCTACAAAGATAAACTGAATGACATTGACTACTACAAAGCCCGTCTGGATGAACTGCGCGAAGACAACCGGCTACTGGAGGAGACCAAAGTCATCCTTGAAGGCCAGCTGGAAAGCGCCCGGCAGAGAGCTGAACTCGTCTTGGACTTGGAAGGCGAACTGCTCAAATGCAAAAGTCAATTGACAAATTTACTGGTGGAGAAGGAGGCCGACAAGGAGCGATTGAAGAAATTGGCCGAAGAGAACGCCCATTGGCAACTGTGCACTAAAAACTGCCTCAGCGAATCGGCCAGCCTGACAGCCGAGCTCGAGTCGTTGAGAGCCCACCAGGCTTTTTCCGACACGAGCAAGGATCAGTTCACTAATCTGGGCGAGCAAATGAGTTCCGTCGATCTCCTGGGCAAAGCCCGTCGTTTGGAAATGGAAAATCAGAGATTAACGAACCTGCTGTCGTCCAACAATGCGAAAGAGTCCGGTCTGCGAGGCGATAACGGCGAAAAGATTTTACAACTCGAAGGAGAGTGTACCCGACTCAAACTGCGATTGGCCGATCTGGAAGAGGAGCGACGGACAAAGGAGAACCACATGACGGAAATGATGACAGCCGTCACTTTGCGCACAGCGGAAGTCGATAGGCAAAATCAGGATCTCCAGCGCAATCACCAAGAACAAAAGAATCTCATCGAAAATCTAAag gtgGAACGGTGCAAAATAGAAGAGCTGGAGTTGCAGGTGTCGTCACTCGGCGCCGAGAATCAGAAATTACAGCGCTCGGCCGATCTCTTCCAG agACGAGTAGACTCTGTGCAGAACGAGTCGCGAGACCTCGAGTCGGAGAATGCCAAACTGCACAAGACGGTGGAGAGTCTACGCCATTCGCTGCGGCGCCTCAACGAcctggaaaaggaaaacacagACCTTGAAAGTGAGAACCATCGACTCGATCGCGAAAGCAAAGGGCTTCATAAAGAGATAGTCCGGCTTAAGCAAGCCATAGAG GTAAAAGACGCTTCGTTGGACGAATTTTGCTCCAAGCTCTCGACGGCTGAACGCGAATGGAAAAGGCTGTCGAAGGAAGTGGGCGCGTTGCAGACGCAGGGATCTAAACTACGCGAGTTGGAACGTGATAACAAGGAGCTTCAACAGTCCTCCATCGTCGAACACAAAACTCTCGCCGCCATCAG ggAGGAATTGGTCCAGGAGAAGATAAGATGCCAACAGTTGCAGTGCCAACTGGACACCAATACCAGGACTATAGAACTCAATCGAGTGGAGCGCGATACCCTGAAAAACACCAATGAAGAACTGACCCAGCGCTGTGCATCGGCTGCGGCAACCAGTGCGGAATTGAGCGCACTCAAGCAGCAGTCGGAAGCTCCCAGCGCCCAGCAGCAGGAATCTCTTCCGCCAACATTGGAGTTGGGACGCGAAGTGCTGGCCATTAAGGATCGTCTGGTCGAACTCGAGCGACAAAATGCGGTTCTGTTGGCGGAGAAGGACAATCTGACGGCCCAGATCTGTTCGCAGAAGGAGCGAGTCAACGAGAGCGGGTCTCAGCTGGCCATCCTGTCTCAAAAGCTGGCCACTCTTCAGGTAGAGAACTCGACGCTGGCCTCTCAACTGGACTCGACGACGACTCAGAATTGCGGCATCCAAGCAGCACTGACAGCCGTCGAATCTGAGCGTGAGAAATTGGCGGCCCAATTGCAGTCGTCCGACACGCGACTGGAGCGCGTGTCTCGCGACCAGCAGGAGTTGCAGACTCTGCACGAGCAGCTCCAGAGCGAGTACGACGCTCTGCTGGCTGAGCGCGAACAATTGAAAATCTGCCAACGCGAAAGCAAAAGCGAGTTGAGAGCCCTGCACGATCAATTGGCGACGAGCAGCCAAGCCGAGACGGAGTGGCAGCGCTCACGGACGGAGCTGCAAGAGGAACTGGATAAATCAAGGGCGGAAACGCGGTCGTTGACCAATCTAAGAGCCGAGCATTCCCGGCTCAAAGATGACTTCCGCTCACTTTTCGTGGCCAACGAGAAGCTCAAGAGCGAATACAAGAGCTTGCAGAACGACTACAAGGGTCTCCGCGGCGATCACAACACTTTGAAACTGAAACACACGCAGTTGCAAGGCGAAGCGTCCGAATCTCGTCATCAG GTGACCAATCTGGATGTGGAACTGAGCAAGTTGAACAACAAATGCGACGTGCTGCAGCAGTGGAACACGACGTTGGAAGAAGATAAGCGCAATCTGGTCAATCAAGTGTCGGTTCTGCTGACCCAGTACCACGAACTGCTTAGCCAGACCCTGGAAGAGAAGGATCACTTTCACGAAGAGACCAAGAATTTCAGCGACAAACTCAATCACCTCAAGCGCCAGAAGGAGATCCTTGAAGACAAGATCATGGAGCAGTACCGTCGGATGGAGAATTCTCCGAATTTAGGCGGCGGATCGCCTTTCAAGAAGAACGCCAAGGCCAGCATAGGTGCCCTTTTCGTCCGTAAAATGAGGAGGGCCTCGTCCGAGCTCATCAGTCGGGTCCCTCGCTCTCGGTCACGCAATCGAGTCGGCGACGGGCTTCCGTCCGGCGATCGAGAAAGCCCCGATCAACACGACGGGCAACTGGATACCTTCAGTTTGGAATCGGGTTCGCACTCGGGTTCCAATTCCGGGTGCGGGTCTTTGGACGGTGGAAGTGGCGGAGAAGACATGACACCCACCAGCCTCATCGGGAGTATTAGCGGCATTTCACCGGGTCTGACTTCCGGCGGCAGCGGAACAGGTTGGAATGAGCGCGATCGCAATCGCCAGTCTATGCCCATCATTCACTACCAACACCCGGAAAGTCTGGAAAACTTGATTCCAACTGCTTCTGTCCGTCATTCCATTTCTTCCGACGGATGCTCCTTGACATCTGCCAACCAGATCAATGGCAACCCAATCCAATCCTCTCCTCTATCCGTCAACGGCAATTCTGTCGGGACGGAATCCGATGGAAGCACACACGTTTCCGCTGCAACCAACACAAGCCAACCGAAAACGTCGCTGAGTGGTGGTCTCATATCGGCTGCCccgctgatgatgatggctcCTTGTTCCCCTCAACTACCCCAGCCTTCCCCTAGACTTGACGGAATCGTTTCAGGATTCCAGGGCAGCAGCACGCCGACTTCCGGTAACAGCCCCATTCCGATCGGGGCTTTGCAGAGGTTTACCCAATCATCGCGTAGCCTGGCACTGCTAGAGAGGGCCGGATCAAGGCAACCTCTGTGCCTATCTGAAGTCGAGCCGTCTCTAGTCCTGAGCGAAACGCCCAGCTCCTTGGCTTTGCCCCTGGCCTCCCGTTCGTCGCCGTTGTTGACGCCTCGCAACATCAGTCCGGCCGGCAGTGACTCGATGGCCAGCGGCGGTGGTATgcctggcagcagcagcagcaacaacaagaacaataacaacaacaatcacaaTCATAATCACAACAGCGGCTCAATCCGAAGCGGAGCAGCTGCTGCTCTAGTCCAAACTTCAACGACGGGAACCAGTCCGACTCCACTCGACAGCAGCACACCCAATTCCAAATTGTTTCCGCATCTGACCAGTACTACTCGCATCAATGTCAATATCAGCACAGCAGCCATTACCCCTCTCATCCCATCTCCCGCGTCACCACTCCTTCCAGGGCCTTTTGAGAGAAGAGGATCTCTGCGACTTCCGCCTAGACCCTCGCCTAGAATCACTTCCGCCGAAGCCCCGCCTCTTTTGCCGGCCAGGAGGGATGGGTTAAGCAACCAGGAAAGACCCGCTTTACCACCTCGATCCTATTCGACCAACAATCCCGCCACGCCGACAGTGGAGGAGAAACCGACAGAGGACCCCAACGTGAATGGCAGCACTACGGGAGCCGGCAGTGCCAGTTCCATCTGGTACGAGTACGGATGCGTTTGA